In Herbinix luporum, a single window of DNA contains:
- a CDS encoding nicotinamide phosphoribosyltransferase domain-containing protein encodes MNTIPLLLCDFYKTVHSEQYPKGLTKIVSYFTPRMSRLIGEDKLIMF; translated from the coding sequence ATGAATACAATACCGCTACTATTATGTGATTTTTATAAAACTGTTCATAGTGAACAGTACCCAAAAGGGCTTACCAAAATAGTTTCATATTTTACACCTCGAATGTCTAGGCTAATAGGTGAAGATAAGCTTATTATGTTTTAG
- a CDS encoding cysteine hydrolase family protein: MKKVLVVVDMQNDFIDGALGTKEAVSILPNVKRKIKEYKDAGHTVIFTRDTHDKNYLQTQEGKNLPVEHCIKGTHGWAISDQLDTAGSLIIDKPTFGSLSLMSVITTNYQDAAFELVGLCTDICVISNAIMIKAFLPEAKVNVDAACCAGVTPESHRNALKAMKMCQINILNE, from the coding sequence ATGAAGAAAGTATTGGTTGTTGTTGATATGCAAAATGATTTTATTGATGGGGCCTTGGGAACAAAAGAAGCCGTAAGCATTCTACCTAATGTAAAAAGAAAAATAAAGGAATACAAAGATGCAGGCCATACGGTTATATTTACAAGAGATACCCATGATAAAAACTATCTTCAAACTCAAGAAGGCAAAAACTTGCCGGTTGAACATTGTATAAAAGGTACCCATGGCTGGGCTATATCTGACCAATTAGACACCGCAGGTTCTCTTATTATAGATAAACCCACCTTTGGTTCCCTTAGCTTAATGTCTGTAATAACAACTAATTATCAAGATGCAGCGTTTGAATTAGTCGGTTTATGTACTGATATTTGTGTTATTTCTAATGCCATTATGATAAAAGCCTTTCTACCGGAAGCAAAGGTAAATGTTGATGCAGCATGCTGTGCCGGTGTTACACCAGAAAGCCATAGAAATGCTCTTAAAGCCATGAAAATGTGTCAAATTAATATTCTTAACGAATAG